In one Macaca fascicularis isolate 582-1 chromosome 6, T2T-MFA8v1.1 genomic region, the following are encoded:
- the GRM6 gene encoding metabotropic glutamate receptor 6 isoform X1, translating into MARPGRAREPLLVALLPLAWLAQAGLARAAGSVRLAGGLTLGGLFPVHARGAAGRACGPLKKEQGVHRLEAMLYALDRVNADPELLPGVRLGARLLDTCSRDTYALEQALSFVQALIRGRGDGDEVGLRCPGGVPPLRTAPPERVVAVVGASASSVSIMVANVLRLFAIPQISYASTAPELSDSTRYDFFSRVVPPDSYQAQAMVDIVRALGWNYVSTLASEGNYGESGVEAFVQISREAGGVCIAQSIKIPREPKPGEFNKVIRRLMETPNARGIIIFANEDDIRRVLEAARQANLTGHFLWVGSDSWGAKTSPILSLEDVAVGAITILPKRASIDGFDQYFMTRSLENNRRNIWFAEFWEENFNCKLTGSGTQADDSTRKCTGEERIGRDSTYEQEGKVQFVIDAVYAIAHALHSMHQALCPGHTGLCPAMEPTDGRTLLQYIRAVRFNGSAGTPVMFNENGDAPGRYDIFQYQATNGSASSGGYQAVGQWAETLRLDVEALQWSGDPHEVPSSLCSLPCGPGERKKMVKGVPCCWHCEACDGYRFQVDEFTCEACPGDMRPTPNHTGCRPTPVVRLSWSSPWAALPLLLAVLGIMATTTVVATFMRHNNTPIVRASGRELSYVLLTGIFLIYAITFLMVAEPGAVVCATRRLFLGLGTTLSYSALLTKTNRIYRIFEQGKRSVTPPPFISPTSQLAITFSLTSLQVVGVIAWLGARPPHSVIDYEEQRTVDPEQARGVLKCDMSDLSLIGCLGYSLLLMVTCTVYAIKARGVPETFNEAKPIGFTMYTTCIIWLAFVPIFFGTAQSAEKIYIQTTTLTVSLSLSASVSLGMLYVPKTYVILFHPEQNVQKRKRSLKATSTVAAPPKGEDAEDHK; encoded by the exons ATGGCGCGGCCGGGGAGAGCCCGGGAGCCGCTGCTCGTGGCGCTGCTGCCGCTGGCGTGGTTGGCGCAGGCGGGCCTGGCGCGCGCCGCGGGCTCTGTGCGGCTGGCGGGCGGCCTGACGCTGGGCGGCCTGTTCCCGGTGCACGCGCGGGGCGCGGCGGGCCGGGCGTGCGGGCCGCTGAAGAAGGAGCAGGGCGTGCACCGGCTGGAGGCCATGCTGTACGCGCTGGACCGCGTGAACGCCGACCCCGAGCTGCTGCCCGGCGTGCGCCTGGGCGCGCGGCTGCTGGACACCTGCTCGCGGGACACCTACGCGCTGGAGCAGGCGCTGAGCTTCGTGCAGGCGCTGATCCGCGGCCGCGGCGACGGCGACGAGGTGGGCTTGCGCTGCCCGGGAGGCGTCCCTCCGCTGCGCACCGCGCCCCCCGAGCGCGTCGTGGCCGTCGTGGGCGCCTCGGCCAGCTCCGTCTCCATCATGGTGGCCAACGTGCTGCGCCTGTTTGCG ATACCGCAGATCAGCTACGCCTCCACAGCCCCGGAGCTCAGCGACTCCACGCGCTATGATTTCTTCTCTCGGGTGGTGCCGCCTGACTCCTACCAGGCCCAGGCCATGGTGGACATCGTGAGGGCTCTGGGATGGAACTATGTGTCCACGCTGGCCTCTGAGGGCAACTATGGCGAGAGCGGGGTTGAGGCCTTCGTTCAGATCTCCCGAGAGGCTG GGGGGGTCTGTATTGCCCAGTCTATCAAGATTCCCAGGGAACCGAAGCCGGGAGAGTTCAACAAGGTGATCAGGAGACTCATGGAGACACCCAATGCCCGGGGCATCATCATCTTTGCCAATGAGGATGACATCAG GCGGGTCCTGGAGGCCGCTCGCCAGGCCAACCTGACCGGCCACTTCCTGTGGGTCGGTTCCGACAGCTGGGGGGCCAAGACCTCGCCCATCTTGAGCCTGGAGGACGTGGCCGTCGGGGCCATCACCATCCTGCCCAAAAGGGCCTCCATCGACG GATTCGACCAGTACTTCATGACTCGATCCCTGGAGAACAACCGCAGGAACATCTGGTTTGCCGAGTTCTGGGAAGAGAATTTTAACTGCAAACTGACCGGCTCAGGTACCCAGGCAGATGATTCCACCCGCAAATGCACAG GCGAGGAACGCATCGGCCGGGACTCCACCTACGAGCAGGAGGGCAAGGTGCAGTTCGTGATTGATGCAGTGTACGCCATTGCCCATGCCCTCCACAGCATGCACCAGGCGCTCTGCCCTGGGCACACAGGCCTGTGCCCGGCGATGGAACCCACCGATGGGCGGACGCTCCTGCAGTATATTCGAGCTGTCCGCTTCAATG GCAGCGCAGGAACCCCCGTGATGTTCAACGAAAACGGAGATGCGCCCGGGCGGTACGACATCTTCCAGTACCAGGCCACCAACGGCAGTGCCAGCAGTGGGGGGTACCAGGCGGTGGGCCAGTGGGCAGAGACCCTCAGACTGGAT GTGGAGGCCCTGCAGTGGTCTGGCGACCCCCACGAGGTGCCCTCATCTCTGTGCAGCCTCCCCTGTGGGCCGGGGGAGCGGAAGAAGATGGTGAAGGGCGTCCCCTGCTGTTGGCACTGCGAGGCCTGTGACGGGTACCGCTTCCAGGTGGACGAGTTCACGTGCGAGGCCTGTCCTGGGGACATGAGGCCCACGCCCAACCACACCGGCTGCCGCCCCACGCCTGTGGTGCGCCTGAGCTGGTCCTCCCCCTGGGCAGCCCTGCCGCTCCTCCTGGCCGTGCTGGGCATCATGGCCACTACCACAGTGGTGGCCACCTTCATGCGACACAACAACACGCCCATTGTCCGGGCCTCGGGCCGAGAGCTCAGCTACGTCCTCCTCACCGGCATCTTCCTCATCTACGCCATCACCTTCCTCATGGTGGCTGAGCCTGGGGCCGTGGTCTGTGCCACCCGCAGGCTCTTCCTGGGCCTAGGCACGACCCTCAGCTACTCTGCCCTGCTCACCAAGACCAACCGTATCTACCGCATCTTTGAGCAGGGCAAGCGCTCGGTCACACCCCCTCCCTTCATCAGCCCCACCTCGCAGCTGGCCATCACCTTCAGCCTCACCTCCCTGCAG GTGGTGGGGGTGATAGCATGGCTGGGGGCCCGGCCCCCACACAGCGTGATTGACTATGAGGAGCAGCGCACGGTGGACCCGGAGCAGGCCAGAGGGGTGCTCAAGTGTGACATGTCGGATCTGTCTCTCATCGGCTGCCTGGGCTACAGCCTCCTGCTCATGGTCACGTGCACAGTGTACGCCATCAAGGCCCGCGGCGTGCCCGAGACCTTCAACGAGGCCAAGCCCATCGGCTTCACCATGTACACCACCTGCATCATCTGGCTGGCATTCGTGCCTATCTTCTTTGGCACTGCCCAGTCAGCTGAAAAG ATCTACATTCAGACAACCACACTAACCGTGTCCTTGAGCCTGAGTGCGTCGGTGTCCCTCGGCATGCTCTACGTACCCAAAACCTATGTCATCCTGTTCCACCCGGAGCAGAATGTGCAGAAGCGAAAGCGGAGCCTCAAGGCCACCTCCACAGTGGCAGCCCCACCCAAGGGCGAGGATGCAGAGGACCACAAGTAG
- the GRM6 gene encoding metabotropic glutamate receptor 6 isoform X4, with protein sequence MARPGRAREPLLVALLPLAWLAQAGLARAAGSVRLAGGLTLGGLFPVHARGAAGRACGPLKKEQGVHRLEAMLYALDRVNADPELLPGVRLGARLLDTCSRDTYALEQALSFVQALIRGRGDGDEVGLRCPGGVPPLRTAPPERVVAVVGASASSVSIMVANVLRLFAIPQISYASTAPELSDSTRYDFFSRVVPPDSYQAQAMVDIVRALGWNYVSTLASEGNYGESGVEAFVQISREAGGVCIAQSIKIPREPKPGEFNKVIRRLMETPNARGIIIFANEDDISWGAKTSPILSLEDVAVGAITILPKRASIDGFDQYFMTRSLENNRRNIWFAEFWEENFNCKLTGSGTQADDSTRKCTGEERIGRDSTYEQEGKVQFVIDAVYAIAHALHSMHQALCPGHTGLCPAMEPTDGRTLLQYIRAVRFNGFNVPCAGLHR encoded by the exons ATGGCGCGGCCGGGGAGAGCCCGGGAGCCGCTGCTCGTGGCGCTGCTGCCGCTGGCGTGGTTGGCGCAGGCGGGCCTGGCGCGCGCCGCGGGCTCTGTGCGGCTGGCGGGCGGCCTGACGCTGGGCGGCCTGTTCCCGGTGCACGCGCGGGGCGCGGCGGGCCGGGCGTGCGGGCCGCTGAAGAAGGAGCAGGGCGTGCACCGGCTGGAGGCCATGCTGTACGCGCTGGACCGCGTGAACGCCGACCCCGAGCTGCTGCCCGGCGTGCGCCTGGGCGCGCGGCTGCTGGACACCTGCTCGCGGGACACCTACGCGCTGGAGCAGGCGCTGAGCTTCGTGCAGGCGCTGATCCGCGGCCGCGGCGACGGCGACGAGGTGGGCTTGCGCTGCCCGGGAGGCGTCCCTCCGCTGCGCACCGCGCCCCCCGAGCGCGTCGTGGCCGTCGTGGGCGCCTCGGCCAGCTCCGTCTCCATCATGGTGGCCAACGTGCTGCGCCTGTTTGCG ATACCGCAGATCAGCTACGCCTCCACAGCCCCGGAGCTCAGCGACTCCACGCGCTATGATTTCTTCTCTCGGGTGGTGCCGCCTGACTCCTACCAGGCCCAGGCCATGGTGGACATCGTGAGGGCTCTGGGATGGAACTATGTGTCCACGCTGGCCTCTGAGGGCAACTATGGCGAGAGCGGGGTTGAGGCCTTCGTTCAGATCTCCCGAGAGGCTG GGGGGGTCTGTATTGCCCAGTCTATCAAGATTCCCAGGGAACCGAAGCCGGGAGAGTTCAACAAGGTGATCAGGAGACTCATGGAGACACCCAATGCCCGGGGCATCATCATCTTTGCCAATGAGGATGACATCAG CTGGGGGGCCAAGACCTCGCCCATCTTGAGCCTGGAGGACGTGGCCGTCGGGGCCATCACCATCCTGCCCAAAAGGGCCTCCATCGACG GATTCGACCAGTACTTCATGACTCGATCCCTGGAGAACAACCGCAGGAACATCTGGTTTGCCGAGTTCTGGGAAGAGAATTTTAACTGCAAACTGACCGGCTCAGGTACCCAGGCAGATGATTCCACCCGCAAATGCACAG GCGAGGAACGCATCGGCCGGGACTCCACCTACGAGCAGGAGGGCAAGGTGCAGTTCGTGATTGATGCAGTGTACGCCATTGCCCATGCCCTCCACAGCATGCACCAGGCGCTCTGCCCTGGGCACACAGGCCTGTGCCCGGCGATGGAACCCACCGATGGGCGGACGCTCCTGCAGTATATTCGAGCTGTCCGCTTCAATG GCTTCAATGTTCCCTGCGCTGGTTTGCACCGTTGA
- the GRM6 gene encoding metabotropic glutamate receptor 6 isoform X2 has product MARPGRAREPLLVALLPLAWLAQAGLARAAGSVRLAGGLTLGGLFPVHARGAAGRACGPLKKEQGVHRLEAMLYALDRVNADPELLPGVRLGARLLDTCSRDTYALEQALSFVQALIRGRGDGDEVGLRCPGGVPPLRTAPPERVVAVVGASASSVSIMVANVLRLFAIPQISYASTAPELSDSTRYDFFSRVVPPDSYQAQAMVDIVRALGWNYVSTLASEGNYGESGVEAFVQISREAGGVCIAQSIKIPREPKPGEFNKVIRRLMETPNARGIIIFANEDDISWGAKTSPILSLEDVAVGAITILPKRASIDGFDQYFMTRSLENNRRNIWFAEFWEENFNCKLTGSGTQADDSTRKCTGEERIGRDSTYEQEGKVQFVIDAVYAIAHALHSMHQALCPGHTGLCPAMEPTDGRTLLQYIRAVRFNGSAGTPVMFNENGDAPGRYDIFQYQATNGSASSGGYQAVGQWAETLRLDVEALQWSGDPHEVPSSLCSLPCGPGERKKMVKGVPCCWHCEACDGYRFQVDEFTCEACPGDMRPTPNHTGCRPTPVVRLSWSSPWAALPLLLAVLGIMATTTVVATFMRHNNTPIVRASGRELSYVLLTGIFLIYAITFLMVAEPGAVVCATRRLFLGLGTTLSYSALLTKTNRIYRIFEQGKRSVTPPPFISPTSQLAITFSLTSLQVVGVIAWLGARPPHSVIDYEEQRTVDPEQARGVLKCDMSDLSLIGCLGYSLLLMVTCTVYAIKARGVPETFNEAKPIGFTMYTTCIIWLAFVPIFFGTAQSAEKIYIQTTTLTVSLSLSASVSLGMLYVPKTYVILFHPEQNVQKRKRSLKATSTVAAPPKGEDAEDHK; this is encoded by the exons ATGGCGCGGCCGGGGAGAGCCCGGGAGCCGCTGCTCGTGGCGCTGCTGCCGCTGGCGTGGTTGGCGCAGGCGGGCCTGGCGCGCGCCGCGGGCTCTGTGCGGCTGGCGGGCGGCCTGACGCTGGGCGGCCTGTTCCCGGTGCACGCGCGGGGCGCGGCGGGCCGGGCGTGCGGGCCGCTGAAGAAGGAGCAGGGCGTGCACCGGCTGGAGGCCATGCTGTACGCGCTGGACCGCGTGAACGCCGACCCCGAGCTGCTGCCCGGCGTGCGCCTGGGCGCGCGGCTGCTGGACACCTGCTCGCGGGACACCTACGCGCTGGAGCAGGCGCTGAGCTTCGTGCAGGCGCTGATCCGCGGCCGCGGCGACGGCGACGAGGTGGGCTTGCGCTGCCCGGGAGGCGTCCCTCCGCTGCGCACCGCGCCCCCCGAGCGCGTCGTGGCCGTCGTGGGCGCCTCGGCCAGCTCCGTCTCCATCATGGTGGCCAACGTGCTGCGCCTGTTTGCG ATACCGCAGATCAGCTACGCCTCCACAGCCCCGGAGCTCAGCGACTCCACGCGCTATGATTTCTTCTCTCGGGTGGTGCCGCCTGACTCCTACCAGGCCCAGGCCATGGTGGACATCGTGAGGGCTCTGGGATGGAACTATGTGTCCACGCTGGCCTCTGAGGGCAACTATGGCGAGAGCGGGGTTGAGGCCTTCGTTCAGATCTCCCGAGAGGCTG GGGGGGTCTGTATTGCCCAGTCTATCAAGATTCCCAGGGAACCGAAGCCGGGAGAGTTCAACAAGGTGATCAGGAGACTCATGGAGACACCCAATGCCCGGGGCATCATCATCTTTGCCAATGAGGATGACATCAG CTGGGGGGCCAAGACCTCGCCCATCTTGAGCCTGGAGGACGTGGCCGTCGGGGCCATCACCATCCTGCCCAAAAGGGCCTCCATCGACG GATTCGACCAGTACTTCATGACTCGATCCCTGGAGAACAACCGCAGGAACATCTGGTTTGCCGAGTTCTGGGAAGAGAATTTTAACTGCAAACTGACCGGCTCAGGTACCCAGGCAGATGATTCCACCCGCAAATGCACAG GCGAGGAACGCATCGGCCGGGACTCCACCTACGAGCAGGAGGGCAAGGTGCAGTTCGTGATTGATGCAGTGTACGCCATTGCCCATGCCCTCCACAGCATGCACCAGGCGCTCTGCCCTGGGCACACAGGCCTGTGCCCGGCGATGGAACCCACCGATGGGCGGACGCTCCTGCAGTATATTCGAGCTGTCCGCTTCAATG GCAGCGCAGGAACCCCCGTGATGTTCAACGAAAACGGAGATGCGCCCGGGCGGTACGACATCTTCCAGTACCAGGCCACCAACGGCAGTGCCAGCAGTGGGGGGTACCAGGCGGTGGGCCAGTGGGCAGAGACCCTCAGACTGGAT GTGGAGGCCCTGCAGTGGTCTGGCGACCCCCACGAGGTGCCCTCATCTCTGTGCAGCCTCCCCTGTGGGCCGGGGGAGCGGAAGAAGATGGTGAAGGGCGTCCCCTGCTGTTGGCACTGCGAGGCCTGTGACGGGTACCGCTTCCAGGTGGACGAGTTCACGTGCGAGGCCTGTCCTGGGGACATGAGGCCCACGCCCAACCACACCGGCTGCCGCCCCACGCCTGTGGTGCGCCTGAGCTGGTCCTCCCCCTGGGCAGCCCTGCCGCTCCTCCTGGCCGTGCTGGGCATCATGGCCACTACCACAGTGGTGGCCACCTTCATGCGACACAACAACACGCCCATTGTCCGGGCCTCGGGCCGAGAGCTCAGCTACGTCCTCCTCACCGGCATCTTCCTCATCTACGCCATCACCTTCCTCATGGTGGCTGAGCCTGGGGCCGTGGTCTGTGCCACCCGCAGGCTCTTCCTGGGCCTAGGCACGACCCTCAGCTACTCTGCCCTGCTCACCAAGACCAACCGTATCTACCGCATCTTTGAGCAGGGCAAGCGCTCGGTCACACCCCCTCCCTTCATCAGCCCCACCTCGCAGCTGGCCATCACCTTCAGCCTCACCTCCCTGCAG GTGGTGGGGGTGATAGCATGGCTGGGGGCCCGGCCCCCACACAGCGTGATTGACTATGAGGAGCAGCGCACGGTGGACCCGGAGCAGGCCAGAGGGGTGCTCAAGTGTGACATGTCGGATCTGTCTCTCATCGGCTGCCTGGGCTACAGCCTCCTGCTCATGGTCACGTGCACAGTGTACGCCATCAAGGCCCGCGGCGTGCCCGAGACCTTCAACGAGGCCAAGCCCATCGGCTTCACCATGTACACCACCTGCATCATCTGGCTGGCATTCGTGCCTATCTTCTTTGGCACTGCCCAGTCAGCTGAAAAG ATCTACATTCAGACAACCACACTAACCGTGTCCTTGAGCCTGAGTGCGTCGGTGTCCCTCGGCATGCTCTACGTACCCAAAACCTATGTCATCCTGTTCCACCCGGAGCAGAATGTGCAGAAGCGAAAGCGGAGCCTCAAGGCCACCTCCACAGTGGCAGCCCCACCCAAGGGCGAGGATGCAGAGGACCACAAGTAG
- the GRM6 gene encoding metabotropic glutamate receptor 6 isoform X3: MARPGRAREPLLVALLPLAWLAQAGLARAAGSVRLAGGLTLGGLFPVHARGAAGRACGPLKKEQGVHRLEAMLYALDRVNADPELLPGVRLGARLLDTCSRDTYALEQALSFVQALIRGRGDGDEVGLRCPGGVPPLRTAPPERVVAVVGASASSVSIMVANVLRLFAIPQISYASTAPELSDSTRYDFFSRVVPPDSYQAQAMVDIVRALGWNYVSTLASEGNYGESGVEAFVQISREAGGVCIAQSIKIPREPKPGEFNKVIRRLMETPNARGIIIFANEDDIRRVLEAARQANLTGHFLWVGSDSWGAKTSPILSLEDVAVGAITILPKRASIDGFDQYFMTRSLENNRRNIWFAEFWEENFNCKLTGSGTQADDSTRKCTGEERIGRDSTYEQEGKVQFVIDAVYAIAHALHSMHQALCPGHTGLCPAMEPTDGRTLLQYIRAVRFNGFNVPCAGLHR, encoded by the exons ATGGCGCGGCCGGGGAGAGCCCGGGAGCCGCTGCTCGTGGCGCTGCTGCCGCTGGCGTGGTTGGCGCAGGCGGGCCTGGCGCGCGCCGCGGGCTCTGTGCGGCTGGCGGGCGGCCTGACGCTGGGCGGCCTGTTCCCGGTGCACGCGCGGGGCGCGGCGGGCCGGGCGTGCGGGCCGCTGAAGAAGGAGCAGGGCGTGCACCGGCTGGAGGCCATGCTGTACGCGCTGGACCGCGTGAACGCCGACCCCGAGCTGCTGCCCGGCGTGCGCCTGGGCGCGCGGCTGCTGGACACCTGCTCGCGGGACACCTACGCGCTGGAGCAGGCGCTGAGCTTCGTGCAGGCGCTGATCCGCGGCCGCGGCGACGGCGACGAGGTGGGCTTGCGCTGCCCGGGAGGCGTCCCTCCGCTGCGCACCGCGCCCCCCGAGCGCGTCGTGGCCGTCGTGGGCGCCTCGGCCAGCTCCGTCTCCATCATGGTGGCCAACGTGCTGCGCCTGTTTGCG ATACCGCAGATCAGCTACGCCTCCACAGCCCCGGAGCTCAGCGACTCCACGCGCTATGATTTCTTCTCTCGGGTGGTGCCGCCTGACTCCTACCAGGCCCAGGCCATGGTGGACATCGTGAGGGCTCTGGGATGGAACTATGTGTCCACGCTGGCCTCTGAGGGCAACTATGGCGAGAGCGGGGTTGAGGCCTTCGTTCAGATCTCCCGAGAGGCTG GGGGGGTCTGTATTGCCCAGTCTATCAAGATTCCCAGGGAACCGAAGCCGGGAGAGTTCAACAAGGTGATCAGGAGACTCATGGAGACACCCAATGCCCGGGGCATCATCATCTTTGCCAATGAGGATGACATCAG GCGGGTCCTGGAGGCCGCTCGCCAGGCCAACCTGACCGGCCACTTCCTGTGGGTCGGTTCCGACAGCTGGGGGGCCAAGACCTCGCCCATCTTGAGCCTGGAGGACGTGGCCGTCGGGGCCATCACCATCCTGCCCAAAAGGGCCTCCATCGACG GATTCGACCAGTACTTCATGACTCGATCCCTGGAGAACAACCGCAGGAACATCTGGTTTGCCGAGTTCTGGGAAGAGAATTTTAACTGCAAACTGACCGGCTCAGGTACCCAGGCAGATGATTCCACCCGCAAATGCACAG GCGAGGAACGCATCGGCCGGGACTCCACCTACGAGCAGGAGGGCAAGGTGCAGTTCGTGATTGATGCAGTGTACGCCATTGCCCATGCCCTCCACAGCATGCACCAGGCGCTCTGCCCTGGGCACACAGGCCTGTGCCCGGCGATGGAACCCACCGATGGGCGGACGCTCCTGCAGTATATTCGAGCTGTCCGCTTCAATG GCTTCAATGTTCCCTGCGCTGGTTTGCACCGTTGA